In Anseongella ginsenosidimutans, one genomic interval encodes:
- a CDS encoding MmcQ/YjbR family DNA-binding protein, whose protein sequence is MTIQEFRNLALSFPETEESPHFDRAAFKVVKKRIFATLHERSGTANLKLGIIDQAAFSTFNREAIYPVPNKWGQQGWTTFELADLPPELVSDALETAYLDVWKPKPGKK, encoded by the coding sequence ATGACTATACAGGAATTCAGAAACCTGGCCTTGTCCTTCCCGGAAACGGAAGAATCTCCTCATTTCGACAGGGCAGCATTTAAAGTGGTTAAGAAGCGGATCTTCGCTACCTTGCATGAACGAAGCGGAACCGCCAACCTGAAATTAGGGATAATTGACCAGGCCGCTTTCAGTACTTTTAACAGGGAGGCGATATACCCGGTTCCCAATAAATGGGGGCAACAAGGGTGGACCACCTTTGAACTGGCAGATCTTCCCCCTGAATTGGTTTCGGATGCGCTGGAAACGGCCTACCTGGATGTATGGAAACCCAAGCCGGGTAAGAAATAA
- a CDS encoding CynX/NimT family MFS transporter, which produces MLKGKSLRAGLAVAGIILIAANLRAPITSVGPVLSEISSSLGLSTVQAGMLTTIPVLAFGLLSGLVSRLTRYFRVEAMLLASLALLTLGLFIRPAGPVALLFAGTALVGCGITVGNVLMPAYIKLNFPAKLGLMTGLYAGFMNLFAALASGFSIRLGQVSGLGWKGSLGVWAIMGMLAAIVWLPQVVKDKETPTQGRTAQVRRSLWRSSPLAWQITAYMGLQSILFYSLIAWLPEMLRDWGMPPGEAGWVLSYIQLAQLPVVFAGPVIAARMKNQAPLIWVIGISLVAGFLGILFWKTTFIIPSAILIGIALGLAFSLAMIFLSLRSRDGQDASALSGMAQSFGYLFAASGPLVFGILHDLSGGWIWPIAFLLLMTLALLLSGLGSARDRFV; this is translated from the coding sequence ATGTTAAAAGGCAAATCGCTGCGGGCCGGCTTAGCGGTGGCTGGAATTATCCTGATCGCGGCAAATTTACGGGCCCCCATTACCTCGGTAGGGCCGGTTCTGTCAGAAATAAGCAGCAGTTTGGGTTTGTCAACCGTGCAGGCCGGCATGCTGACGACTATTCCTGTACTGGCATTCGGGCTTTTATCGGGCCTTGTATCCCGTCTTACGCGGTATTTCCGGGTGGAGGCCATGCTGCTGGCCTCCCTGGCGTTGCTGACCCTGGGGCTATTCATCCGCCCGGCGGGCCCGGTGGCCCTGCTCTTTGCAGGGACCGCGCTGGTGGGTTGTGGAATTACGGTGGGGAATGTGCTGATGCCGGCTTATATTAAATTGAACTTTCCGGCAAAGCTTGGCTTAATGACCGGTTTGTATGCAGGCTTTATGAACCTGTTTGCCGCGCTGGCATCCGGCTTCAGCATCCGCCTGGGACAGGTGAGCGGGCTTGGATGGAAAGGTTCCCTGGGCGTATGGGCCATTATGGGAATGCTGGCGGCTATCGTCTGGCTGCCCCAGGTAGTGAAAGATAAAGAAACACCAACCCAGGGGCGGACGGCTCAGGTCAGGCGCAGCCTCTGGCGATCTTCCCCGCTCGCATGGCAGATTACGGCCTATATGGGGTTGCAGTCCATCCTTTTTTATTCGCTGATCGCCTGGCTGCCTGAAATGTTGCGGGACTGGGGAATGCCTCCGGGCGAGGCGGGTTGGGTGTTGTCCTATATCCAGCTGGCCCAATTGCCGGTAGTATTTGCGGGCCCGGTTATTGCCGCCAGGATGAAGAACCAGGCGCCGCTTATCTGGGTGATCGGCATTTCCCTGGTTGCCGGCTTCCTGGGCATCTTATTCTGGAAAACCACCTTCATCATTCCATCGGCGATCCTGATCGGGATTGCGCTGGGCCTTGCTTTCAGCCTTGCCATGATATTTCTTTCCTTACGCAGCCGCGACGGACAGGATGCTTCCGCGCTTTCCGGCATGGCGCAATCGTTCGGCTATTTGTTCGCTGCATCCGGCCCCCTGGTGTTCGGTATTCTTCATGATCTGAGCGGGGGATGGATTTGGCCGATTGCTTTCCTTTTGCTGATGACGCTGGCGCTGCTGCTATCCGGCCTTGGTTCCGCACGCGATCGTTTTGTATGA